The Candidatus Nitronereus thalassa genome includes the window GGAAAATATCCCTCGGGGACATACACCGCTCCCCCATTTTCCACGATAAACGGATCCACATTCTTCATTTCCAGACGCAGGGGTTCTACTTCGGCAAATGTCTTGCTGCTTGAAAACATGACGGGAACGCCCCTGGCCTGCAAATCTTCGAGCGCCGACCGGGCAGGCTCATACCCATAGGTATCATAATCCAGCAAGGACCCATCTAAATCTGTCATAATAATAAGGCGCGACTCTGGCTCCATATTCGTCCACTTTCTTTGTTAAGGGTCTTCGGAGTGAAAGAAATTTTAGGAAGAGAACGCTGCCCGCTCGCGATGGACAGCTGCGGCGAACTCAAGCAGACCTGGATCATTCTGCCATTCTTCGAAGGGTCGGCTCAACTTTTTTTGCCACACCGGATACGCACCTTCTGGTGCACCAGGTATATTTGGCGTATCCACCTCTCCCAATAAATCTTCCAAAGAGGTCGCCACTATGCGGCAGGGAGTCCGAGCCAGATAGGCATATGTAGCCTGACACAAATCATCCGACAAGTTAGGCAGATCTTCAGCCAAAGCGGACGTCCCATGAGGTAACAGATTTTCCTTACCCAAAGCGTGGAGCAGGGCTTGCCGATCTCGGATACGCGTCACTCGATCTTCATCCATATGAGCCAGTGAGGGGTATAACCCAATTTGGTCCTTGGTCTCAATATCCCGACCCACCCAAAATCCCCGAAGGGTTGGCAAATCGTGCGTATTGACGGATGCCAAGGCGAGTTCAGGGTACATATTGGGGGCTCGATACCGTTGACCGGAACCCTTTTCAAACATCAGCAATCGATACGACAACAACCCCGCCTGAGCAAACTTTCGTCGAATCGTTGGGGTCACAGTTCCCAAATCCTCCGCCACAACCATCACCTGATGCCGAACACTTTCCAACGCCAAGATGGCTAATAACTCGTCAACCGGAAACCGAACATAGGCCCCCTCACTGCCAGACTTGCCGTCGGGGATCCAATACAATCGAAACAGTCCAAGCGCATGATCAATCCGCAACATGCCCCCAAATTCCATATTATGAGAGAGCGTTTCTCGAAAATATTGAAAGGCATGTGATCTCAGACGACTGGGAATTGGGGACTGTAAGCCCCAATTTTGTCCGGATAAATTAAAGGTATCAGGCGGGGCGCCAATGGAAACCCCGCGTGCCAGCTGGTCTTGAAATATCCAGGCATCAGCCCCCCCGGCATCAATACCCACGGCCAGATCATGGTACAGCCCAAAAGAGACCCCAGCCTTCTTCGCAGCCACGTTTAGCTGATGAAGTTGCTCCACACATTGCCACTGCACATATTGAAAAAATTGGAGTCGTTCGAAATTTCGATGGGAAAATTCTTCAACCGCTACCGAGGTGGGATCTTGATATTCTCTTGGCCAGTGTCGCCAATACACTTGCGGATACTGTTCCTGTAACACCTGGAAGAGGGCAAATCTGAATAAGGCTATGCCTTGTTGTTTGACAAAACGCTCAAAGGCCTGAGCACGATCAGAACCTGCGGCAACATGACGTTGGCAAAACGCGCCATATAAAGATTCCAGTATCGGCAACTTGATACCACGGATGCTTTCGTAATCAACCGTAGGATTTTTCCTCAGTCGTTCTAAACGCTCTTGAAATGGCTGGTTGTAGACCTGGTCACGTACAGTATGCGCCTCTTGAAATTCAGGAATGGCCTCAATATCAAGATATAAAGGATTAAAAAATAATCGGCTTGACGGAGAATAGGGGCTGATTGATTGGGGAGACAAAGCGTGAAGTGGGTTAATACCAATGGTTGAAGCGCCGAGGCGATGCCCTGCCCAAGTGGCCAACCTTGAAAGGTCCGTAAAGTCCCCAATGCCCCAGTTGCGGCCACTAGCCAACCCATATAACTGAACGGTTAGGCCCCACGATCGAGAAGGCTGATCAGGAAGGTAACATTGCCGCGGGGCCACAACCACGAACGCATTCCCACTGATCTTACTAGGCAATCCTGAGACACTCACCGAAAGACGATAATATCCTAGGGGTAACTGGTCAGGAAACGGCACTCCCAATCGGCAATAGTCCGTTCCATGAATTGTCCGCGAGGCCAACAGTGCAAGAGAATCCCCTGACCGCTCACCACTAAACTCTCGACCATGCTCATCAATCAGTTGCCACCACACGGTCAAATGCGAAAGCGCTGAAGGTTTCAGAGGAAGAGTCAATTGCCAAAGGGAAGTAGCCTCGCTTTCCCACACGACAAAAACTTCATCAAGTACTGAAGTCCATCGCCGATGACGAACGGCCTTCAGAGACTGGCGAGCCTCATCCTCAGTCCCCACCTTCACCCCCATCGCATGCAACAATGAATGAAGGGCGGAAGACGGGACTACCCGGTCCATGCCCGTGCCATCGCGATATCGCAATTCGATACCATGAAGACGCGCAAGGGCCTGTAGGGCTTTTTCATGTTTGAGGGTCAACAGCATCTGATCCAGATCGCAAAGGTTGAGTGGTGGATGGCGAATCAAGGGGAAGCGAATCCCCTTCATCAGGCATCAAGTCTTCTTTTAAATGCTCTCCAAAGTGATCGGGTTTCATCACCCCTCGAATCGAAGGATCATGAACGAAGGGAGCATACTGAGCAAGGCCCAAGGTAATTTCATCCCCCTCTTCAACTAGCAAATTGATCTCTGGAATTTGACGGGTAAACGTCCCCAGTAAGGCTCCTCGGGAAGTGGATACGGTCAAAAGTAAACGTTCCTTGTCCTGGTGTTTTCGCACCACGGTGCCTTTGACAATTTCGCTCTGCGCTTGAAGCGCCACCGGCATATATGAGGAGAAGGTAGGAGGAATAAATTGCGTACCCACGGCACCTGTCCCCACACCCACCACAAAAAGACTTAATCCCACCCAAGCTTTCATCTAGGACTCCACGACAAGATTATTTTGTTGATTTGGCACCGTGACCTCAGGAATGACGGCCTAGGTTTTTTCCGCGATCAACCATATCGTTCATGGTTTCCTTGGCATCATCCACCCATTCACCGGCACGCTCGCCCATATCTTCCATCATGCTGCGGAGATGTCGACGGGTCCGACTCCCGGATTGAGGAGCTAGTAATACCCCCATTCCTATCCCGAGGATTAATCCAGAAAAAAATGTCAAACCAGCCACCATCAAACAACGTGCTTCGGAATCCATATACTCCTCCTTTTCATTATACGAGCCTGTCACTCATTTCACTCTCGACCGGGCAACCGATCGCCTTTCCCCCATCCACGATAAAAGAAAATATCGACCCAGAAAGAGGAGCGAAAGCACCTCTCCACAACATTGAATTCGACCCGACCACAAGTAAAAACAACGACTATATTCTATTCGGTTTCACATAACTTAAACTGAGTGTAATGCCGGAAAAAAAAGAATGGGACGTTGAATCCCCATTGCTATTCGGAAATTTAATTTCATAAATCTGGGGTCAAAACTATTCATTTCCTTAAATGGTGAAACATAGCCCCTCACTCTCTTTAAACTCTCTGCTAAGTCACATTCCAGTTTCTCACCTGGTTTAATTCCATTGTCTCTTATCTCACGCCTTTCGTCCATGGGGTCAAAGGAAATTCAAATCTATTTCCATGCCATGGCCCCTTCCCCTCAAAAAAAACGAGCCCCACTCCTTACGGAATGAGGCTCGAAGTTTTAGCCCCCAGGAAAGCAGTACTCAAACTACGCTTGAGCCTTCCGGTAGCGCCATCCAACTAAGCCGACAAGGCCTGAACCAAAAAGAATCATGGTGCTGGGTTCCGGTACTGGCTTCGGGGAGATATTGGCACGGAAATCCATGCCGATAGAGTTTGACACATCTCCGCCCCATAGCTGCACTGTCGTTTCGGTTAAGAAATTGGCACTTTGGGTATTCAAGAAGTTAAAGGTTCCAGTGTAACCATCCTTGGGACCTCCACTGATAGTGTAATCAAAATAGCCGTGGGCATACTCTGAACCACCATCATGAAGCCATCCATTCGAAATGGTCACGGTGCTCCCCAGATACGATCCTCTGTTATCTGTCATCACCCCCATAATGTTGGAAAGCCTCCAACCCCCAGACCAATAATCTAGATCTCCCATCAAGGTTCCTACTAAAGGATTGTAAATGGGGGATCCACCTGCAGTAGAGTTGTTATGAACAAAGGTTGCGATAAATCCTGGGAAATTTCCGCTTTGTACTGTTATGTTGACTGGCGCGGCCCAGCTTGGTGCTGCAGCAACCACGGTCATGATACAGGCAAACAAACCCTTTCGGATGGTGGATTGTACATTCATGGCATTCCTCCTTTTATTGCCCTCCGCATTCCAGGATGGGAGGAACAAGTAGTGGTTATTTTTCACCCCGGCGCAGGGGTAAAGATATTTTCAGTTTCAGGAGTAAAAGCAGAATCCATACCACGACCAAATAAACACTCAAAGCCGTTTGAATTCAATGGGTTGAGAATATCAACCAAATAGTCCAGGCCATAAGAACCAGCATATTCGCAAAAAATTCCGACGGTCCTAAGATAGTTGATAAATGAAAAGAAAAGTCCCCTAATGAGAAGTGATTGAAACTAACGATACCAATTTAACCAAGGCAAAGATCCCGACGGGAAAAAATTAAAATGATGTCGACTGGATCACAAGTAGAACCTAGAGAGCAGAACGAAGAAAAAGATTGGTTTGGAAGGTCTGAAAAAAATTCCGACAGAGGGTGGAAATACTATTAGGGAAGAATGAGCAAAAATAAAAAAACAGACTGTAACAACAGTCATATGGACAATCAGACATTCGCACCGACCAAAGAAAGGAAGAGTTTTTAAATTGAGGAAAATTGGAGTCAGGAGGTAGGTCAACTCAGCCGGAGGGAATCCCAGAAGTGAGTGAGTGTTTCTTTACTAACGGGACTATCCGACTGACAAGGCTGAAATACAATCGTAATTATTCTAGCCCGAAAATGGGGTTGAAAGGAATCCATATCTGAATTCAAATAAATGTGAAATCACCAAATGGTTCTCAAGTATTTTTCTTACGCGCCATGGCATTTTTTATATTTCTTACCGCTACCGCAAGGGCAGGGGTCATTGCGGCCAACTTTATCTTCGGCTCGGTGTACGGTTTTAGGAGCGGCAGCTTCCCCACGATTGAAGCTCATCTGTCTGGGTTGGTCCACTTCTTTGACTTCTTGAGGTTTCTCGCCCTGTACGACCTGGACTTTGAATAAACGCTCCAAGGCATCGGACTTAATCAAGTCCATCATCCCCGAAAACATGTCATAGCCCTCCCGCTTATATTCCGCGAGAGGGTCTTTTTGACCATAGCCACGAAGACCGATCCCATCGCGCAATTGATCCATGCCTAATAAATGTTCTTTCCAATGATGATCGATCACCTGCAGAACGAGTGCTCGTTCAAGCTGATGGCGCACCTCAGGACCAATATGCTGGTCGCGCTCCTTTTGTCTTTGTTCAAACAGGGCCCGCATTCGCTCCAGCAGTTCCTCCCGAAGACCATCACGTCCCATGTCCTTCATCTCATCTACTGTGATAAGTTCGGCGCCACATTGTCCATGCACAACGTCCCGCAGGCCCTCCAGATTCCATGCTTCGGCGTACTCCTCTTCAGGACAATGCGTCGCAAGGAGCGAGTCCACAACATCTTCCATCCAATCGCGAACATCTTCCTCTAAGGAAGACCCAGATAACACAGCCCCTCGATGAGCATAGATGATCTCTCGTTGCTTATTCATGACATCATCATACTCCAGAAGCTGCTTACGAATTTCGAAATTGTGGGCCTCCACCTTCTTTTGTGCATTTTCAATGGATTTGGTCACCATCCCATGTTCAATAGGCACCCCTTCTTCCATGCCCAATTTAAGCATGAGATTGGAGACACGCTCCGAGGCAAAAATCCGCATTAAATCATCTTGGAGGGAGAGAAAGAATCGTGTGGACCCCGGGTCCCCTTGCCGCCCCGCCCGTCCACGCAGCTGATTATCGATCCGACGGCTCTCGTGACGTTCGGTTCCAACAATGTGCAGGCCACCAAGCGTTAAAACCTCTTCTTTTTCCTTTTCGCATTGCACTTTTATTTTTTCAAAGGCCGCTTGTTTTTGTTCATCCGTGAGATCTTCTCCGCGATACACGACCTGTTGTTTATATAAGGCTTCGGGGCTGCCCCCCAGCACAATATCCGTCCCACGACCTGCCATATTCGTCGCCAACGTCACCGCGCCCTTTTGACCGGCAAGGGCAATAATCTCGGCTTCTTTCTCATGGAATTTGGCATTCAACACATGATGTTTTACGCCCTGGTGTTTCAACATGGCAGAGAGCCGCTCGGACTTTTCGATGGAAATAGTCCCGACTAACACGGGCTGCCCACGTTCGTGATATTCTTTGATTTCCTCGGCAATCGCCGTGAATTTTTCTTTTTCCGTACGATAGACCACATCGGGATGATCGATCCGAATCATCGGACGATTGGTAGGAATGACGTTCACATCCAGATTGTAGATTTTGGCGAACTCCGCGGCTTCGGTATCAGCCGTCCCTGTCATGCCGGCGAGTTTTTCATACATGCGAAAAAAGTTTTGAAAGGTGACCGACGCCAAGGTTTGATTTTCATTGGCAATCTTTACCCCTTCCTTGGCCTCGACCGCTTGGTGCAAGCCATCTCCCCACCGACGCCCGGGCATGAGCCTCCCAGTGAATTCATCGACAATCTGGACTTCCCCATCTTTGACGACATAATCCACGTCCCGCTTATAAATCGCATGGGCTGATAAGGCTTTCACTACATGGTGAACCAGATTGAGATTCCGCATGTCGTAGAGGTTATCCACGCCCAAAAGTTTTTCCACCTTAGCGTTGCCTTCTTCAGTCAACGTGGCGGTCTTGGATTTTTCTTCGATGGTATAGTCTTCTTCTGGCTTTAATTGGGGAATGATCCGATTGATTTGGTTATACAAATCCGTATTCTGCTCAGTCGGACCTGAAATAATCAGCGGTGTTCGGGCTTCATCAATCAGAATGCTATCGACTTCGTCGACAATGGCATAGTGCAATTCTCGTTGGACACGCTGCCGAAGGTCCGTCACCACCAAATTGTCGCGTAGGTAATCGAATCCAAATTCATTGTTGGTGCCATAGGTAATATCCGCCCGATATGCCTCCGGACGGGTACAGGGACGCAAATTATTCAGCCGCTTGTCAGCAGCTTCGTAATGGGGGTCATATAAAAATGAGGATTCGTGTTGAATCACGCCGACAGAGCATCCGAGGGAATGATACACCGCACCCATCCATTGGGCATCGCGTTTGGCCAAGTAATCATTGACCGTTACGAGATGCACACCCTTTCCGGTGAGCGAATTGAGATACACCGGCAGGGTCGCCATCAAGGTTTTCCCTTCACCGGTTTTCATTTCCGAAATTTTCCCCTGATTGAGAACCATGCCACCTAAAAGCTGCACATCAAAATGGCGCATGCCTAAAATTCGACGGGAAGCCTCACGACACACGGCAAAGGCTTCGGGCAAAATGTCGTCTACGGTTTCTCCAGCTTCAATGCGCTTTTTAAAGGTTTGGGTTTTATCGGCCAAGGCTTCCAGGGAGAGATTCTGGAGAGGGGGTTCCATTTCATTGATCTGAGCCACAAGAGGCTGCAAGGCCTTGAGCTCACGATCATTTTTGCTACCAAAGATCAGGTTCAGGAGGCGGACAAACATAGATTTTCCACGGGGTTCAGTTTAGAAATGAGAAATTAGGAACATGTCTCGTGCATATCGTCTCAGAGTAGTATACCTGAATGGATTCTGGAATCAACCGGTGGAAAGGTATGGCAAGAGTCATATTTTCGCAAGAATTCTGGATGATCCTGTCACATCAGTAGGCGTTGATGGGTTTATCAATCTATCCAGATTATGCTAGTGTTTAAAGGTTTTGAGGTCTAGGCCTTTCCATTGAACATGTCAAGATAACAGACGCTATCCTTAGAACACGACCAATTTCCATATTTTGAACAGCCAAGAGGCTTTTGGTTCCCGAGGCAGTCTATAGTAATATGATATATCCAAATTTTTGGCGGCTTTCTCAAACTGTTACAACCCTATGTTTCACATTAACCACCTTCGTCTTCGGCACTCCAGAAGTGCGGGGAGAAGACTACCCCGAGGAACCAGTGGCCATACTCGATACCATCGAAGTTCCAGCCACGTTTGTCATCCAAGAGGAACGAAAAATTTCGATCCCGCTTCCTGAAATGAACGACTTTACTCCCCTACCTATAGGACCTTTGGTGCAGGCGAGCCTGCCCCCCCCATCCACGGCGACTATGGATTCGGTCAAAGTGACTCGAGATCCCATTGCAGATATTAAAGGAAAACGAACCCCAGTCCGGCCAGCCAAGGCTGAACGCCCACCCTATCCACAATTCGCCCGGGAACAAGGTTGGGAAGGCACCGTGATACTGAGAATTCGAGTTAACCAACAAGGTTTGGTAGATTCTGTGCAAACTCAAAAAAGTTCTGGATTTCCGATTCTTGATGTCAGTGCTTTGCAATCCGTCAAATCCTGGAGGTTCGAACCTGCCAAGGACGGAGAATTTCTTCTCGCGGCCACCGTTGATCTTCCCATTCGCTTTGACCTTGATGAACCGTAACCCGTATTTTTCAATGACTCCATCACCTGAGGAATTATGAGCCCACGATTACTTGTTTTTGACACTATTCGTATCGGTGTGTTTTCCCTCCTGCTCAGCCTTGGCAGTCCACTCCAATGCTGGGCTGATCAGGCACAGGATTTGTACAATCAAGCCTTGTCTCATGTTCAACGGCAAGACTTTTCACAAGCCTCCCAAACCTTGCAACAAGCCCTCCAGGTTTTTCCTCGATTCGCCGCTGCCCACCATTTGTTGGGCGTCGTGCTGTTTAATGGATTGCATCAACCAGAAAAGGCGATTCAGCATTTAGAACATGCAGTAAACCTGCACCCAAATTTTGCCCGCGCCTACCTCGACCTTGGTTTGGTGTATCAACATGCCGGCAATATGCCGAAAGCCAAGCAGGCCTTAGAAAAAGCCATGGAGATCTATCCCCGCTATGCCGAGGCCCAACTCAATTTGGCGTTCGTGTTTGACCAAATGCATTCAACGGAAAAAGCCATTGAGGCCTATTTGGCCGCCCTGAAGCTGAACCCCAACCATCCCACGGCACTGTATAACCTGGCCACGTTGTATGATAGCCAAGGACATCCTGATCAGGCCAAACAATATTTGGAAAAATTGACCAAAATTGATCCAAACCATGCCAATGCCTGGTTAATACTTGCCCAATTGGCCGAAAAACAGAATCAAACGAACCAGGCCATTCAATCATACAAACGGGCCCTGCAGATCGATAATAATTTACTGGAAGCGCATTACGCCTTGGGATTTCTGTTGCAAGCCAAAGAACAATCACAACAAGCTGCGGAACATTTTCAACAAGTCATCCGCCTTAATCCCAAACATGCTGAAGCCCACTTAAACCTTGGGGTTCTTTATGCAAATCTCAACAAACTCGACCAAGCCGAGCAGGAATATCAATCCGCGATTTCGCTGAACCCTCAACTCGTGGAAGCCTACTATAACCTCGGAGTTTTTTATGAGTTTTATCGGAAAGATACAGGGCGAGCATTGGCACAATACAAAAAATACGCTGAGCTTGGTGGAAAAGACGAACGGGTGGGCAACCTACTGAAAAAAACCGGTCAATGAGTTTTGCCTTTGCCGCCACGGCCCCCATGAAATCGCTCTCTTCCGAACCACCATTTTTGCCCTTTTGGGCATGGTCGGGACTGCTCCATCTTGGAATCCTCGCTCTATTAAGCTTGACGCAAGTCACAAGCCAACTCGAAAAGACACCGTCCGTGGTAAAGGTCACCTTAATTGAAGCCGCCACTCCCAGCACCGCCCCTTCAACAACCCAGAAAACAAAAAATAAGGAAGCAACGCCTCAGCCACCGGCCATGTTGAAGGCGCAACGCTCGGTTTTACCAACTCCACCGCCGCCCCCAAAGGTTGCCAAACCTCTTACGACGCCAACGGCTCCTCTTACCATGGCTCAAGTCGCTGTCCCTCAGAATTCTCGGGAACGCGCCCAGCCGATAGAACGATCTCCGCTACGAGATTCCCGTGCGGATAACCAGGTGGAATTTAAAAACTTTTTAAAAGTAACTCAACGAATGCCAGTATCGCGCTCTTATTCCCTACCCACCACACCTGAACTCAATCCCTCCACTTCTGCCACGCAGATTCCAACCCACATCCCTTCTCCTCACATTGAGGCCATAACCACAAGAGACAGTCCGGAGTCCATTCGATCGGTCACACCAAATGTTCTCAAGGCCATGGCACCAGGCGTTGGCACTATTGGCAAATCAAAGGTGGGTTTGGGACGCACCCTTCCCCCTGTCTATCCTCGGATTGCCCGAGAAGCCGGCTGGGAGGGCACCGTGGTTGTGCGCGTCGCTGTTCAACCAGATGGCCATCCCGAGAAGATAGAAATTCGTAAAAGCAGTGGATACCCAGTGCTCGATGAAGCTGCGGTAGAAGCCGTCAAAAAATGGCAATTCTCCCCGGCCAAAGATGGCAATATCCCCATTCGCAGCATTGTGGAAATCCCCATCAATTTCGACTTGAGAAAACAAGGTTAATCAACATATTCACCAAGGATACACGCCAATGATACAAATGTTTATGGCCGGCGGATGGATGATGATCCCTATTGTCATCAGCTCGCTCGTGGCCGTCGCCATCGTCTTAGAACGAGGATGGTGGTTTTACCACATGCCACCCAACGACCATGCCGATCGTCTGATCAACCTTGTGACCCAAGGGAAGTTGACCGATGCCCTTGCCTTCAATGATCGCGAGCCACATTTCATGCTCCGCGTTTTAAAAGCTGGACTTCAAGCCAGAACCGCCGCTCCGGAAAAAGCCATGGAGGCGGCAGCCATTGCTGAACTCTCCCGAATGAAACGCGGGATGCCAGCTCTGGATACGATCATTACCCTCGCCCCCCTTCTCGGACTTCTAGGAACGATTATTGGAATGATCGATTCATTTGGAGTAATGGCAGATCAAGGGATAGGCCAACCTCATGCCGTAACCGGAGGAGTGGCCGAAGCCTTAATTTGCACCGCAGCAGGCATTTTTGTCGCCGTGATTGCCTTGGTCCCCTACAACTACTTTCAAGCCAGGATTGAACAATACACTGAACTTATTGAATATTACGCCACTCGCCTGGAGTCGGCATTACAAGAAACACTGGAGAAAACCCCGCGTGAGACTCCCAGCCGTCCCAAAAAAGAAAGCCCGAATTGAGATCATCCCCATGATCGACACCATGTTCTTTTTATTGGTGTTTTTCATGATCGCCACACTTTCAATGACCTTACAAAAAGGGATGCCGGTCAATCTTCCCACCGCTGGCTCAGCCACCGATGATGTACCGGAGCAGGTCTCGCTGACACTCACGAAAAAAGGGGAATTGTTCTTTAACAAAGAGCCGATCGTGATCCAGGAACTTGAATCCCGTTTACAAAGTTTGTTAGATACAAGTGAACCATCGGTCGTTATCAATGCTGACACCGCGGTTCCTCACGGACGCGTCATTGAAGTGATGGATGCGATCCGAAAAACGGGAATCTCCAATATGGCGATTGCAACAAAACCACTTTCCCCCTGACAATTACTCGATGATTCCTTTCCCCAAAACAAAAACAGCCTTAACCGCAACGGCCTCCTTGGTCGGCGGGATCTATCTTGTTTTGGTCATTGCGTCTCTATTTTGCGCAACAACCCATGCCTCAAATCATAGTCATACCAGTAACCACTCTCCTCTTTGTGCTTGGGCTTGTCAGACTAATAATTCCGAAACTTATGCTTCTGTCAATTCATCGGTACGTCCTCTCTTGTTAGCCATTTCGCTTTCTTCATTCACCTTTATTCCAACGCCATCTACCCACCGAATTCAACTCTCCTCTCGCGGTCCTCCTATGATCAATTTGTTCCCAACGTTCAAAGTCTAAGTAGGTTGTGCCCCTGGGCATCACAGAATGGTGTACCTGGGCTAATTCAACCTCCTGACATAACGGGACGTCTTGCATTGGCATCCCCATGTCAAATCATTTTTGGGAATTTTTAAGGAGAGACCATCATGACACAGCCCCTTTTACGCGTCAGTGAAGCTGCCGAAGCCTTAAATGTCAGCCGATGGACCATTTATCGATGGATTGATGAAGGACGCCTGGAGGCGACGAAAATTGGCAGAGGTAGCCTTCGAGTGTTTGGCTCATCGGTCCAGGCCTTAGTTGAAGGCAATCGCAAAGAACGGATGTGGCTGGAACCAACAACCGTATAAAATTTTTCGCAAATTGTTGCACCGGCAAGTAACTGTTTGTAGACAGCCTTGCCTTAAAGGCTTACATTTTAGGCCTATGATTTCCGGGAAAAATCAGAAAATACTTGGGGTTGGGTTAGCGTTTTGCTTTTTCTTCGTGAGCAGTCTGCTGACCACTGCAATCGCCAAGCACGCCACCCATGTCGGCCATGATCACAGCACCCATCAACAAACTTGGTGTGGTTGGTTGTGT containing:
- a CDS encoding MotA/TolQ/ExbB proton channel family protein codes for the protein MIQMFMAGGWMMIPIVISSLVAVAIVLERGWWFYHMPPNDHADRLINLVTQGKLTDALAFNDREPHFMLRVLKAGLQARTAAPEKAMEAAAIAELSRMKRGMPALDTIITLAPLLGLLGTIIGMIDSFGVMADQGIGQPHAVTGGVAEALICTAAGIFVAVIALVPYNYFQARIEQYTELIEYYATRLESALQETLEKTPRETPSRPKKESPN
- a CDS encoding biopolymer transporter ExbD; its protein translation is MIDTMFFLLVFFMIATLSMTLQKGMPVNLPTAGSATDDVPEQVSLTLTKKGELFFNKEPIVIQELESRLQSLLDTSEPSVVINADTAVPHGRVIEVMDAIRKTGISNMAIATKPLSP
- a CDS encoding helix-turn-helix domain-containing protein; translation: MTQPLLRVSEAAEALNVSRWTIYRWIDEGRLEATKIGRGSLRVFGSSVQALVEGNRKERMWLEPTTV